Below is a genomic region from Rhodospirillum centenum SW.
CCGCAATGGCACGATGGTGTAAAGGTTGGTAACATCCCAGCCTTCTTTCAGCATGTTGACGTGGATAACGATCTCGGTGGGTTCCTCGGTGTGTTCCACCTTCAGCAACCGTTCGATCATCTCGTCTTCCTCGGCGCCGGTCTTGCTCGAATCGACCTGGATCACCTTGTGGGCGTACCGGCCCCCGAAGAATCTGTCCGACTGGATGAACTGCATGAGCTGCCCGGCGTGGGTTGTGTCCCGCGCGATGACCAGGACGAACGGCTTGACGATGGCATTGCCGGTCTGGCGGGCATAAGTCTCCAACTCGACCTTGACGCCTTCGTGCAGGCGCACGCCGTCTTCCAGCTTCAGGCGCTCGATCTCTTCGATCGACATGCCGGCCGGGTTGAAGTCCTTGCGGGTGACCACCGCCGGCTCCTTGACAAAGCCGTCGGCCATGGCACGACCCAGCGGGTAATCGAGAATGACGTTCTTGAACGGCACCGCGCCCCGGCTGGTCTCCACAAATGGCGTGGCGGTCAGTTCCAGTCCCAACACCGGCTTCAGCTCGTTGATGGCGCGGACCCCGGCCGAAGCCCGGTAGCGGTGGGATTCGTCCATCAGCAGCACAAGGTCGGGCAGGCCGGCGAGATAGTCGAAATAGCTCTCGCCGATGTACTCCGAAAGCCGTTTGATGCGCGGGGATTTGCCGCCCCGGACCTCTGAATTGATCTTCGAGATATTGAAGATGTTGATTTTACAACGGAGTAGCTCGTTGAGCAGCGCACCACGCGACTCGTAATTATCACCTGTAATGACTTCCGGAGTTTCAACGGAGAACTCGGCGATTCCCTTGAACACGTACTTGGGCGTGTTTGGGGTGAAATCGGCGATCAGTTTGTTGTAGATGGTCAGGTTGGGCGCCAGAACGAAGAAGTTGTTGATGCCATGCGCCAGATGCAGATAGGTGATGAAAGCGCCCATGAGCCGCGTCTTACCGACGCCGGTGGCCAGCGCGAAGCATAGGCTGGGGAAGTCGCGTTCGAAATCGGTGACGGTCGGGAACTCGGCTTTGATGGCCTCCAGCGCCGCCACTGCGTCGGCCACCTTCCTGGGCGGAATGACCTCTGTGATCCGGTCGAGAATTTCGAGCGACTGCCGCTGGGGCGGGCGTAGGCTGAGACGGCCGGCGATGGCGTTGACATGACGGTTCATCGCTTGGTCCCCTTTTTCGCCGGAGCCGGGCGCGGGTTGCGCGCCGTTGCCGCCTGCTCCGCGATGCGCTTCAGTTCGTCCAACTCATCGGCTTCCTCGGATGCCCGCCGTTCGGCCTCCTTTCGCTGGGTATCGAACAGGGCGTAGCGGTCGTGGGCGATCTTTTCCGCCTGCTTGGCCGAGACGCTCCCGGCGTTGTGGAGAAGCGGAAGCTCGTTCGCCTTGAGGAAGCCGTCGAGGATCGTCTCCCATTCGGCCAGATGGATTTGCTGACGCCGCGTGGAACGCAGCTCGGCGGTGTCGAGGAACATGCCGACGATCAAATTCAGTTCCCTGACCTCCGTTTCGCCCAGGTAATTCTTGGCGGTGGTTACGTCGGCCTTGCGGACACGCCCCCCCTTCCAGCTGGTCAAACCCATGTTGGGGGCGTTTTCATCGGCACGCGCGGCGATCAGTTCCGCCGCCGTATGGTGGGTCACGGCGTGGAGCATCTTGTTCTGGATGGTGGCGTAGAAGGTTGGTACCGTATCGGCCTTGGCGGTGTAATCGACGCTCAAGGCCAGGATGTCGCGGACCTTCTGATAGAATCGGGCCTCCGAGGCACGGATGTCCCGAATCCGTTCCAGCAGTTCATCGAAGTAGTCGAATTTCGGGTCTTTCAGGCGTTCGTCGTTCATGACGAAGCCCTTGACCAGATATTCCTTCAGCACCGTCGTCGCCCAGCGTCGGAACTGGACGCCCCGCTCGGAACGCACCCGGTAGCCAACGGCCAGGACCACATCCAGGCTGTACAGCCTGACCGGCTTGTCCGAATGGGCAACGTGCATGTTTTGCACATTGCTTTCCTCCCCAAGCTCACCGTCGGCAAACAGGTTGCCGATGTGCTTGGTGATCACCGACCGTTCGCGATCGAACAGAATCGCCATCTGTTCCTGGGTCAGCCAGACCGTTCCACCGCTGGACCGAAGCTGAATTTCGGTCCGGCCGTCCTCTGTGGTGTAGAGGATCACTTCACCCGTGCTCATTCGTCGTCTTCCCTGGTCCCACTGAAGAGGTCGGGTACAGGCGTTGTTGTCCGCCGTCCTGACTTGGCTGCGGGAAGCGGTGTAACCGGTTTCGGCGTCGCCTTTGGCAGGTTCTCGACCTTCAAGCTGTAGTCGTCATGCCCCCATTCGCAGCGGTTCTTGATGTGGTTGGGGATCTTCTTGACCGTCAGATTCGGCCAGCCATCCACCGCCCCCCGGAAGGCGGCGCACAGCACCAGCAGGCTGCGGTCCGGCCCGACCTCATCACTCAACTGCTGGAGCTGGTCCGGCCCCAGCGTCTGGGTGGTGACATAGATGAAGTCGCGCTCGGTCGAATGCCCATGCTGCCAATAAACGGCGTCGCTGGGCGCGTAGACGAAGCCTTCCAGCTTGCAGACAGCTTCCGCCAGCATGGCGGCGTTGTATTCCTTGGCTATGACCTCGCGGCCCCATTTGTCCTTTTCCAGCAACGACGGCGCCAACCGGAAATAACGGAAACCGCCGCCGCCCTGCCAGCCGACGGCCTCGGTAACGCCCCCCTTGTCTTCGCCGTCGATGACCTTCTTCAGGCGGGGGATGATGTGGGTGTGGCAGTGCTCGCCCAACTCCACCATGATCCAGCGGCGACCCATCTTGTGCGCGACGGCGCCAGTGGTGCCGGAGCCGGCGAAGGAGTCGAGAACTAGATCACCGGGGTTGGTGGCAATGTGAATAACGTTCATCAGCAACTTCTCTGGCTTCGGAGTGCCAAAGATGTCATCGTCAAAAAGTCCCAGAATCTCTTTCTTGGCGGCCTGATTGTCTCCAGCGAATGCGGCATCCCACCATGTCATTGGCGCCAAGCCAACTTCTTCCCCTTTGTACTGCTTGATGCGTGGCCTGCCGGTTCCACCATTCGGGAAATACACGCGACCATCCGCCAGATGTTTTTTGAAAACGGGTTCCGTCGCCCCCCAGCATCTGCCTGCGGGTGGCTTCACGATTTCGCCAGATGGCGTTTCAATGTCATACATTTGGTTGGCACGGTATCCCTGGGCACTAAAAGGGATTGAGCGCCAAGGCCCCTTAGTATCATTGTCTGGATTTGAATAGCTCCCTTCGTCACCGAGTCTATTTCGCACATCTTTCCAGCGCTGTGGTCCGGACGGCGCGTAAATAAGAATATGGTCGTGGGCGGAACCGATCGCGGCTCTATTTTCCCGTGATGTGCGCTTTTGCCATACAATATTTGCAATAAACGATGATCTTCCAAAGACTTCGTCCAGCAATATCTTCAGATAATGTGCTTCATTGTCATCAATGGTTATCCACAAAGACCCATCATCCGAGAGCATACGCCGGATAATTTCCAAGCGGTCGCGCATCAGCGACAACCACAGGGAGTGCTCGACTCCGTCCTCATAATGCTCGAACGCGCTCCCGGTGTTGTAGGGCGGATCGATGAAGACGCACTTTACCTTGCCGGCAAATTCCTGCTCCAGCGCCTTCAGGGCGAGCAGGTTGTCGCCGAAGATCAGGCGGTTGTCGAAGATGTCTTCATCCGTCACGCGGGCATCTGCGTGATGTGATTTTTCCGGGTCTTCCAGCAGGATGCGCGGCTCCAGCCGGGGCCGATCCTCCTTGCCGATCCATGTCAGTTCGAGTTTCGTTTTTCTACTCATGGGTTGTGCGTACCGGATGAAGGTGAAGACGTCGAGGCGGGTGTTGACGATGCGGCCAGACGGGCGGCGGCGTCCTGCTCGGCCAGTCGGTCGAGCACGGCATTGGCCAGCGGCTGGGCATCGGTCAGGTTACGGAAGATCGAGAGGTAGCCTTTGCTGGTCAGCCAGGGGTGGGAAACGGCGTAGATCAACTCGGACAGTTCGTTGACCTTCCGGGACAGGGTTGTCCGGTCGGCCTCCGACAAAGCCAGGTCCGAGCGCCTGATGAGGTCCGGCAGCCGGTGGGCGACGAAGGCCATGACGAAATACCGGCCGTGGCGGAAGAACATGCGCCGGTGATAGGCGGTCTCGGATCGCTCGGAGTCGGCGAGAATCTGGTCGATGAAGCCGAAGATGCGCACCGCGCGGCACGTCTTCAGGCCCGAAAGCGACGGTGTGAAGATTTGGCCGTAGTGGGCGCCATCCTGCTCCCAGAGCCGCCCGATCTCCTTCTTCGCCGTCACCACCAGATCGACGGCGTTCGGATGTGCCCGCCGTGGCGCGGCGTGGGCATCGCGGCTGTGGACAACCGGGAAGGACAGACAGGCCAGCGCCACGGCGGCCTCCTCCAGGGTGAAAGCATCCTCCCGCCGCGCCCTCGCTTCCGCCGACGGCCGGTAATGGTAGGTGATGCCCGCCAGGGCCAATTCCTGGCGCAGCCTTTCCTGGTTGGGATCCAGCGCCGCGAAGTCCACGCCGCGCACCACGTTCTGGTGATTGCGTGCCCGGGTGATTTCCAGCCCGAAATCGCCCGCGCCCGGGCCAATCTCGATGATGGTGATCAACAGTTTGGCGTCGGGAGAAATGGTTCCGGCGATGGCGGCGTTGGCGATGGAGCCGGCCGTCTGGGCGCCGTTGACAATGGACAGATTCTTGAATCCGAACACACAACGGGCATTGGTTCCAGCTGCTGGGGTGATCCTGTCGGCGACCGCCGTGAGGCCGTTGTTGAGGTAGAAAAAGTCACCCGGCCGCCCCCTGACGGTTCTTTCGATGGCCAGATTAACGCCGACCGATCCGAGGTAGTGCCGAATGTTGCGCTCGAACAGCGCCTTGCCGTGGTCCTCGACCAACTGGGCCAGCTCCGCCGCCGAAATCTGACCATACACTGCGTTGCGCGGCGCGGTGATGCAGGACCAGTTCTCCAGCGTGACCTGAGCATTAACGGTGACCGGCATTTGCTCGGCGATCAGCCAGTTGTGGACCTTTGAAAGGCCGGCCGCCTCCCACGCCATGCGCGGGGCAAACCGATTCATGTCCGCCTGTAGGGCATTCAGGTCGGCTGTTGCGTGGGGGCCGAGAGTGTCACCCAGAAAGGCGGGCACCACTTCGATCCGCACCCCGGCCGTATCGAGGGCTTCCTCGATCTCATCCAGGCGCCCCTGGATCGCCTGGTTGAAGTCGCCGAAGCGTCGCTCCAGGAGCGCCCTGATGCCGTTGATGGTCTTGAGCATTTCCTCCTGCGAGGGGGCCGCGCCGCCACGCTTGAATTTCGCCTGAACGAAAACAAGACGGCTTCCAGTGCGGTCGAAGAACAGGGCGTCGATGCCGCCATCGTTCTTGCCATCGGTGATCGCGCCCACTGCCATGGTGTCGTCGATGCCGCACAGCCCAACCAACACGTAGGCCGCCAGGGCTCGTGAGAGACGATCGGTGTCGTGTTGTTCCTCCGACCAACCGCCGCGCTCGGGCGTTTCGATCTTGGGCACCAACGGGAAGAACCTACGCCGGAGCGCAGCTTCGATCTGGGCAGTCTGTTCTTGAGGTGTCGGCATGGGAGGGTCACGCCAACGTCCAGCGGATCGTGAACAATGCTTGCAAGGAGGCGCTCTGCATCAGTTTCGCCTCAATCTGGGCGATCAGTTCCTCACGCTGCTTGTCCACCTGGTCCTGCGCATCGAAGAGCGAGCGACGCTTCTGGTTGCGCAAGCTTTCCAGTGCCTTGACCTGCTTCTGGCCGGCGAGCTTTTCCTCCAGCGTCAACGCCGTGGTCGCGGCGCGGCGGGCTTCCTTGATCTGGCGATCGATTTCCCTGATCTCCCGTTCCAGACCCAACTTCAGGTCGTCAGCCCAGCTGTCCAACTTCTCGGCCTCCGCCGCAAAGAATGTGGCATTGCGCTCCGAGATACCACGTTGGATGCCATTCTGTCGCCTATGGATAAGCTCATCCAAGGCTCTCCGCACGTCAGCCGGGATATCCAGGGCCGCGCCGACCTTCCCCGGAATGGTCAGCAGCCGCCGCAGAGTGTCGTCACTGAGGGGGCTGCCGGAATCCGCCACGCCCGTGAGCAGGAGATGGTCCTCGATCTGATCGAGGGCCTCGACGGTGAACAGCGACAGGCTGAGCCAGCCGGACTGTCCACGAAGATGTTCCAGGATGCTGACTTTGCCCTCGTGGCTATCGTAATCGAAGCAGACCTCGGCGACGGGCAGGTCGCGGCCTTTGGCCCGGACCAAAATGGCTTCGGCCAGCGGATGGTTGAGGCGGTAGAGGTGGGCTTCGCCGGTGCGACGGGGCAGTTCATAAAGGCCGAGCGGGATGTCGCCAACCCAAGCCGGAAACGGGCTCGATTTCAGACGAAAGGATGAGTCGTCGGGAAACTCTGCGTTATCGTCCAATTCGTAACGGGTCAGACGCATCAGCAGCCGCTCG
It encodes:
- a CDS encoding virulence RhuM family protein codes for the protein MSTGEVILYTTEDGRTEIQLRSSGGTVWLTQEQMAILFDRERSVITKHIGNLFADGELGEESNVQNMHVAHSDKPVRLYSLDVVLAVGYRVRSERGVQFRRWATTVLKEYLVKGFVMNDERLKDPKFDYFDELLERIRDIRASEARFYQKVRDILALSVDYTAKADTVPTFYATIQNKMLHAVTHHTAAELIAARADENAPNMGLTSWKGGRVRKADVTTAKNYLGETEVRELNLIVGMFLDTAELRSTRRQQIHLAEWETILDGFLKANELPLLHNAGSVSAKQAEKIAHDRYALFDTQRKEAERRASEEADELDELKRIAEQAATARNPRPAPAKKGTKR
- a CDS encoding site-specific DNA-methyltransferase, which translates into the protein MSRKTKLELTWIGKEDRPRLEPRILLEDPEKSHHADARVTDEDIFDNRLIFGDNLLALKALEQEFAGKVKCVFIDPPYNTGSAFEHYEDGVEHSLWLSLMRDRLEIIRRMLSDDGSLWITIDDNEAHYLKILLDEVFGRSSFIANIVWQKRTSRENRAAIGSAHDHILIYAPSGPQRWKDVRNRLGDEGSYSNPDNDTKGPWRSIPFSAQGYRANQMYDIETPSGEIVKPPAGRCWGATEPVFKKHLADGRVYFPNGGTGRPRIKQYKGEEVGLAPMTWWDAAFAGDNQAAKKEILGLFDDDIFGTPKPEKLLMNVIHIATNPGDLVLDSFAGSGTTGAVAHKMGRRWIMVELGEHCHTHIIPRLKKVIDGEDKGGVTEAVGWQGGGGFRYFRLAPSLLEKDKWGREVIAKEYNAAMLAEAVCKLEGFVYAPSDAVYWQHGHSTERDFIYVTTQTLGPDQLQQLSDEVGPDRSLLVLCAAFRGAVDGWPNLTVKKIPNHIKNRCEWGHDDYSLKVENLPKATPKPVTPLPAAKSGRRTTTPVPDLFSGTREDDE
- a CDS encoding AIPR family protein; this encodes MPKIETPERGGWSEEQHDTDRLSRALAAYVLVGLCGIDDTMAVGAITDGKNDGGIDALFFDRTGSRLVFVQAKFKRGGAAPSQEEMLKTINGIRALLERRFGDFNQAIQGRLDEIEEALDTAGVRIEVVPAFLGDTLGPHATADLNALQADMNRFAPRMAWEAAGLSKVHNWLIAEQMPVTVNAQVTLENWSCITAPRNAVYGQISAAELAQLVEDHGKALFERNIRHYLGSVGVNLAIERTVRGRPGDFFYLNNGLTAVADRITPAAGTNARCVFGFKNLSIVNGAQTAGSIANAAIAGTISPDAKLLITIIEIGPGAGDFGLEITRARNHQNVVRGVDFAALDPNQERLRQELALAGITYHYRPSAEARARREDAFTLEEAAVALACLSFPVVHSRDAHAAPRRAHPNAVDLVVTAKKEIGRLWEQDGAHYGQIFTPSLSGLKTCRAVRIFGFIDQILADSERSETAYHRRMFFRHGRYFVMAFVAHRLPDLIRRSDLALSEADRTTLSRKVNELSELIYAVSHPWLTSKGYLSIFRNLTDAQPLANAVLDRLAEQDAAARLAASSTPASTSSPSSGTHNP